Proteins from one Synechococcus sp. UW179A genomic window:
- a CDS encoding nucleoside triphosphate pyrophosphatase, producing the protein MLLLASASQARRRLLEQAAIPHRVQVSGVDEEAIQDSDPTELVRRLAQAKAIAVRNQLRRNEITAVLGCDSLFVFAGQVYGKPTDSAQAVERWQHMRGSWGDLHTGHCLLPGKGVTSQQPLLACVTTRVLFADLSNQEIEEYVASGEPLRCAGGFALEGLGSSFVERLDGCYSNVIGLSLPLLRRWLPQV; encoded by the coding sequence ATGTTGCTGCTGGCTTCAGCGTCCCAAGCAAGACGTCGCCTTCTAGAACAGGCTGCCATTCCCCATCGCGTTCAGGTCAGCGGTGTCGATGAAGAGGCCATTCAGGATTCCGATCCGACCGAATTGGTGAGGCGTCTGGCGCAGGCCAAGGCGATCGCTGTCCGGAACCAGCTCAGACGCAATGAAATTACAGCTGTGCTCGGCTGTGATTCGTTGTTTGTCTTCGCCGGTCAGGTGTACGGAAAGCCCACTGATTCCGCTCAGGCAGTGGAACGCTGGCAACACATGCGTGGATCCTGGGGTGATCTGCATACGGGCCACTGCCTGTTGCCAGGCAAGGGTGTGACGTCGCAGCAGCCTCTGCTGGCGTGTGTGACCACACGAGTGTTGTTTGCCGATCTCAGCAATCAAGAGATTGAAGAGTATGTCGCCAGTGGCGAACCGCTTCGCTGTGCCGGAGGCTTTGCCCTGGAAGGTCTTGGAAGCTCCTTTGTGGAACGTCTCGACGGTTGTTATTCAAACGTGATCGGGCTCAGCTTGCCGCTGCTGCGCCGTTGGCTACCGCAGGTTTGA
- a CDS encoding Npun_F0494 family protein → MTLQDPSELTRHALGRARQALCCLPFQRSFYRNVEEAALSSTELVAQSDWSFQTRRRLNARETEDLLIWLIQLGVLRREVDGQGLTERVRLTPLGREVLMPWPETIPSAGLGSRFMHWCRRNRPRW, encoded by the coding sequence GTGACTCTTCAGGACCCCAGCGAACTCACAAGGCATGCTCTGGGGCGGGCACGCCAAGCCTTGTGCTGCCTGCCTTTCCAACGCAGCTTCTACCGCAACGTCGAAGAAGCAGCCCTGAGCAGCACTGAATTAGTCGCTCAATCAGACTGGTCGTTTCAGACCCGACGGCGGCTGAATGCCAGGGAAACAGAGGATCTGCTGATCTGGCTGATTCAACTGGGAGTGTTGCGTCGGGAGGTTGACGGTCAGGGGCTAACGGAACGGGTCCGTTTGACCCCTCTTGGCAGGGAGGTGCTGATGCCCTGGCCGGAAACGATCCCTTCAGCTGGCCTTGGAAGCCGATTCATGCATTGGTGTCGTCGCAATCGCCCCCGCTGGTGA